The DNA segment ACATCCCACTTTCAATGACATAAACTGGTAAATTTGTGATTCAGTGATAAGTTAACGAATTGTCACTGGATCACAAATCGGAGCCTCAACATGCCCCCACATCCTTACACAGCCATTGTCGCCGGAGCGACAGGCCTAATTGGTGATGAACTGGTCAAACAGCTGTTAGAGGACTCACATTGCAAAGCAATCCTAGTGATGACTCGACGAGAAATTCCCTACCAAGATAAGCGCCTCATTCAGTGCGTGCATCCTCGACTCGAAATTTGCTCTCAACACCTACCCGAACTATCCCAGGCACCTATCTATGGTTTCATAGCGCTAGGCACCACCATTAAACAGGCTGGATCAAAGCAGGCTTTGGCCGATATTGATTTCACACTTGTTTGTGACGTTGCACAGCAGATGAGAGAGTTAGGCACTGAACGTCTCTGTGTTGTATCAAGTATTGGCGCATCAGCAACCAGCATGAGCCACTATTTGAAATGTAAGGGGCTGATGGAAGAGAAAATAGCAGCAATGAGCTTCGATAATCTATGTATTGTCAGACCTGGTCCGCTCGAAGGACTGAGAGAAAAGACCAGACCGAGTGAAGTGATTACTGCGTCAATCCTCAAACTGGTTAAGCCAGTAATGAAAGGAAAGTTGCGCAACTATCGGTTGATACATGGTAAAACGGTCGCACAAGCGATGTTGGCAGGGATAAAGTCAGATAAGAAAGCACAGGTGTTGTTCAGCAGAGAAATGGAAGCCATCGTTCGCCGCATCTATATGTAAGTAAGCCCCATAAGTAAGCTTAGAAACGAGACAACGCATACCTATTGATATTGTTATCAAGATTAAAGTCTATACTTGGATTTAGATTTTAAGGGGGGCGTATGAGCATCAAACCAATTTGTAAGTTGTACCTTGTCTCATCAATCTTCATGCTCGGGTGTGACAACCAGCAATCGTCTGCACCCTCTGCAGCGCTGCCCGCTCCATCCATTGGCTATACCGTCGTTCAAGCACAACCGCTTGAATTAACGGACAACATGCCAGGCAGAACGCTAGCATCATTCAAGGCCGAGGTGAGGCCCCAGGTTGGTGGTATTTTACTCAGCCAACTCTTTCAGGAAGGTGCGTTTATTGATAAAGGGCAACCACTATATCAAATAGACCCCGACTCTTTCCAAGTATCACTCGATAGCGCGAAAGCCGACCTTAGAAGAGCTAAAGCCAACCTTGCCACTGCGAGTAATCGCGCCAAGCGTTACGAAAGATTGGTGCAACAAAACGCGGTTTCTAGACAAGACTATGATGACGCCGTAGCCAGTCTTCAGCAGGCACAATCCGATGTAGAGACAGCACAAGCGTCCATCGATTCGGCGCAAATTAATCTCGATTACACACAAGTCACCTCTCCCATCTCTGGACGCATCGGTCGCTCCAGCGTAACAGAGGGGGCATTGGTGACAGCGAACCAGTCAGAACCGCTTGCCATCGTACAAACTTATGATCCCATGTTTGTAGACCTGACAGCCTCCAGCAACGACCTACTTACCTTCAGGCGCGCCCTATCAGCAGGCGATTTTTCTCGAAGTGAGCAGGACACGACCAACATTCAACTGACCTTAGAAGATGGTTCAGACTATGAATACAAGGGCACTATCCTTTTTTCTGACGTGAATATCAGCGAATCAACCGGAGCTTTCGTTCTTAGAGTGTCATTTCCCAACCCCGATAACATTCTTCTTCCGGGAATGTTTGTAAGGGCAACACTCCCAAAAGGTGTTGCGAGTGATGCCATTTTGGTTCCTGCAAAATCGGTCTCAAGAACGCCACAAGGAACCGCTCAGGTGTGGGTGATTGATGAAAATGGCGTCGTCGACATTCGCACTGTCACTGCAGATAAGCTGATTAACAATCAATGGTTAATTACTGAAGGACTCAATTCTGGAGAGAAAGTGGTCGCCGTTGGGCTGCAGTTTATTCGCCCTGGAATGAGTCTTACTAATACTTACGACGTAAGTGACAAATACCAAAACTAGGTGTAACACTATGGCGCTATTTTTTATCAACCGTCCGGTTTTTGCGTGGGTGTTAGCCATTTTGGTTATGCTCGCGGGTTTATTGGCTCTGCTTAACCTACCCGTCGCACAGTACCCGACTATTGCTCCACCCGCTATCCAAATCACCGCTTATTATCCGGGCGCCTCCGCGAAAACTGCCGAAGACTCCGTCACACAAGTCATCGAGCAGCAGATGACTGGCCTGGACAATTTGCTCTATTTTAAATCTACTTCCGACTCATTCGGTAATATTTCTATTACGCTCACTTTTTCGGCAGACACTGACCCAGACATCGCTCAAGTCCAAGTTCAAAACAAACTGCAAGCGGCCACACCACTATTGCCAACAGAAGTCCAGGCACAAGGTGTGAATGTAGAAAAAGCAAGTAGCTCATTTTTGATGGTTATTGCTTTCGTTTCAGAAGATGGCAGCATGACAGATGTCGATTTAGGGGATTACATTTCGAGTAATATTCTCGATCCTCTTAGCCGTGTCGATGGGGTTGGTCAAACCCAACTTTTTGGCGCTGAATATGCGATGAGAATTTGGCTCGACCCGTACAAACTTGAAAGTTATAAGTTAATGCCCTCGGACGTTATCGCTGCAGTTCAGGAGCAAAATGCTCAAGTTTCGGCTGGTCAGATGGGGGCGCCGCCTGCGAATCTCGGGGCCCAGTTGACCGCAACCATCACTGCTCAATCTAGGCTGCAAACTGTCGACCAGTTTCGACAAATTTTGCTTAAAGTCGATGCGGACGGCTCACAAGTACTCCTTGAAGACGTCGCGAGCGTTGAACTTGGTGCATCTACATACAGTTCTGTTTCGGCATACAATAAACTCGCCGCCGCTGGTATGTCTGTGAGTCTTGCTACTGGGAAGAACGCGCTGGATACAGCAGAAGCCGTTCGCTCCAAAATTGCCGAACTAGAGCCCTTTTTTCCACCAGGGCTCCAAGTCACCTACCCTTATGACACCACCCCTTTTATTGAAATTTCAATTGAAGGCGTCGTTCACACTCTGATTGAAGCGGTCGTTCTCGTCTTTCTCGTGATGCTGCTGTTTTTACAAAACTTACGCGCAACGTTTATCCCCACTATCGCGGTGCCAATCGTTATTCTCGGCACATTTGGGGTTCTCCTTTCCCTCGGTTACTCGATTAACACACTCACCATGTTTGCCATGGTGCTCGCTATCGGCCTATTGGTTGACGACGCCATTGTTGTCGTTGAAAACGTTGAACGGATTATGGAGGAGGAACATCTTGATGCAAGAGCGGCAACCATTAAATCCATGGAAGAGATAACCAGCGCTCTGATTGGTATTGGTATGGTGCTTTGTGCGGTGTTTATTCCAATGGCGTTTTTTTCCGGCTCAGTTGGTGCAATTTACCGCCAATTCTCGATAACGATTGTAACCGCGGTTGCTCTCTCTGTTCTGGTTGCGATTATTCTAACCCCCACACTCTGTATTGCACTTCTAAGCCATAATGAGGAATCCAAAAATAAAGGCTTTGCTGGCTGGTTTAATCGAAACTTCCACAAATTAACGGACCGCTACGTCGGCATGGTTGAGTTCATTTCACATCGAGCAGTACGTTTTATGCTGATTTATGCAGCAATTATAGGCATTGTCGGTATTCTGTTTGTCCGTCTACCAACCGGCTTCCTACCTGACGAAGACCAGGGTTCGATGATGGCAATGGTTCAGTTACCCAGCGGCGCTACACAAGAACAGACACTGGCTGTACTCGACAAAGTAGAGGACTTTTTCTTAGTTAACGAGAAAGATAACGTCGAGTCAGTATTTGCTGTTGCTGGATTCAGTTTTGCTGGCTCTGGCGCGAATACCGGTATGATGTTCATAAACCTCAAAGACTGGGATCAACGACAAACTGCCGAATCACATGTTAAAGCCATCATTGGGCGTGCAATGGGCTCTTTTCAGCAAATCACTGAAGCGGCAGTTTTCGCTTTCGCTCCACCCGCAATCATGGAGTTGGGTAATGCCACCGGTTTCAATTTCTTTTTGCAAGACCGAGCCGGACTCGGGCATGAGCAATTGATGGCGATTCAAGGCCAACTTCTCGGCACCTCAAACCAGAGCCCATTACTCACCGCCGTACGTCCAAATGGCTTGAGTGATACCCCGCTTTATCATCTTGAAATAGACCAACTAAAAGCGAGGGCATTGGGAGTCGCTATTGGTGATATCAATGCCACTATTGGCACTGCGTTCGGTAGTAGCTATATCAATGATTTTGTCGACAGAGGTCGAATTAAAAAAGTCTATGCACAAGCTTTGACCCCCTATCGTATGACACCTGAAGATATCATGGAGTGGAAAGTTAGAAACGGTGCAGGCGAAATGGTCGCAATGCGTGTGTTTACCGAAGGTGAATGGCAATATGGTTCGCCACGTTTAGAACGTTATAACGGCGTCTCGGCGGTTGAAATTGTGGGTGAGCCCGTTGCAGGCGTGAGTACTGGTGATGCAATGGCAGAGATTGAACGTATTGTTAGTGGTCTGCCCCAAGGTGTGGGCATTGAATGGACGGGGATGTCCTATCAAGAGCGAGTGTCCGGGGGACAAGCGCCCCTTTTATACGCACTGTCGATATTGATTGTGTTTTTATGTCTTGCTGCACTGTATGAAGACTGGGCAGTTCCACTTTCTGTCATTTTAATTATCCCCCTTGGAATATTGGGTGCTGTCAGTGCCACTGAGCTATTTGGACTAGAGAATGATGTGTATTTTCAAGTCGGACTCTTAACCACAATTGGTTTAGGCTCGAAAAATGCCATTATGATAGTCGAATTTGCCAAAAGTTATTATGAAGCGGGTGAGGATCTAATGCAGGCAGCTCTGAAAGCGGCGCGCATTCGTCTAAGACCGATATTGATGACCTCATTAGCGTTTGGGATGGGCGTAGTACCATTAGCGATTAGTTCTGGTGCGGGGTCTGGCGCGCAAAACGCAGTGGGTACAGGGGTAGTCGGCGGGGTAATAACGGCTACTGTTCTCGGCGTGTTATTCGTTCCTCTGTTCTTTGTCGTTGTTGAACGCCTGTTTACTGGTAAGTCTCAGCATAATCAGACATCTGAAAAAGTTCATCAAGAGGAGTCTGCCTCATGAATGCACGATTTAAAGCACTGACCCTAACTATGACTCTAGCAGGATGCACCAACTTCATACCTGAATACTCAAGACCGGAGTTGCCAGTGACAAATGACTGGCCCGTTAACCAGCAAGGGTATGAGGAGAGCAGCGTAACGAATTGGCGCTCCTTCGTGAACAATGAAGAGCTCAAGATGTTGATCGAGTTGTCGTTAGAGAACAATAAGGATCTTAAAGAAGCGCTACTTAATATCGTTAAAGCCGAAGCTCAACTCGGCCTACAGCGTGCCTCTCGTTATCCATCCATTGGCTTAGAAGCATCAAGTGCTAATCAGCGTCTATCTGAGAATTTTACTGGTGCAGACTCTTCCATTTCCCGGACTCAAAACCTTAATATCGGTCTAAGCAGCTATGAAATCGATTTTTGGGGACGTGTTTACAGTCTAGAACAACAAGCCCTTGAAAGTTATCTGGCAACGATTGAGGGGCGCCGCAATACGCAAATTACCTTAATCAGTAACGTTATCCAGGCCTACTTGACGCTAGAGTCAGACCGCCGATTACTCGAATTGGCGAAAGAAACGCTGATATCCCAACAAGACTCTCTAAAATTGACTCAAACCAGTTTCGACAATGGTGTCGCCTCAGGGCTAGATTTAGCACAGGCTAAAAGCACGGTAGCGACTTCAAAAGTCGATGTTGCGAGGTTTACGAGTCAAGTCAATGTCGACATTAACGCGCTAAACATTCTTGTTGGCACCCCAATACCCGATGAATTATTACCGACTAGCGACCAAGGAACTCGTTTCGGGGAGGTTTCCGTTGGGCTTCCCTCTCAAGTATTGCTCAATCGACCGGATGTTCTACAGGCTGAATATCTTCTAAGAGCGGCGAATGCCAATATTGGGGCTGCTCGGGCTGCTTATTTTCCGACGATTGCTCTTACGACCAATGGTGGCTTGTTGAGTGCTGACCTTGACGATCTCTTTTCCGGAGATAGCCGCTCATGGATATTCACACCGACCATTACGCTACCTATTTTTGACTGGGGTGCTAGAGAGCGAAACTCCGACATCGCTGCGACTGACCAAAAAATTGCGGTTAACAACTATGAACGAACTATCCAAATTGCTTTTCAGGAAGTAGCGGACGCTCTCAGTAATCAGGCAACATTCGATGACCAGATACAGGGCCAGCAGATGCTCGTCGATGCGTACGAGGAAAGTTTTCGCCTCTCGGAACTGCGATTTAATGAGGGGGTAGACGATTACTTTAGTGTGTTAGATTCACAACGCTCTTACTATAGCGCGCAGCAAACCTTAATCACGACGGAACTTAGCGCCCAACTCAATACAGTGACTCTGTATAAAGTGCTTGGTGCCGGGTGGAACCCAGATGACGTCCCAGTTCCTTTGACTGAAGATATGTATCTAGGTTTTGAAGACTAAAGTAAAAGCCTCAAATGATGGCCTTGCTTTAGTTTCTGATTTACGACTCGTAGACCACATCAAGGTCGGTACACTTCGGTTTCTGGGTGAAATACATGCCAGGCAAACCAATAGAGTAAAGTGCTGGAAACTAAAGTGCCCTGCTCGTCTGTCACCCACGCCGACAGGTTTTCTTCATCCCAGTGAATCGTGAGCGTAACGCCTTCAAACACATACTTAAAGTTGGATTCCCCTTTAAGGCGAAGCTCTTTAAATGGAAAAGCAATTGCCCTATTTTCTCCCTTCAAGCCCAATACGGTCTCTTTCATTGAATAAGACATAGGGGTTGTTTCTGATATTGGAAAATACAAATGTGGCTTATCACTATAACCGGCATAGGGATCATGAGAATAATCCCTTAGAAAGCCAGTATCTGTCGACAGCACCTTAGTATTAGGGTGGTCTTCAATCCACTGGGACCAACGTGTCAATTTTAATGGATACTGAATTAGGTTTTGGCCAGATAAGGGGCCACTCACGGCCGATCCACGAATTTGAGACCAAAGTGACTCGGTTTGATGGTCATACATAAGAACATCAGAGTTGTAGAGTAAGCCTGAAACACCAAATGTTTTCT comes from the Vibrio astriarenae genome and includes:
- a CDS encoding efflux RND transporter permease subunit, with product MALFFINRPVFAWVLAILVMLAGLLALLNLPVAQYPTIAPPAIQITAYYPGASAKTAEDSVTQVIEQQMTGLDNLLYFKSTSDSFGNISITLTFSADTDPDIAQVQVQNKLQAATPLLPTEVQAQGVNVEKASSSFLMVIAFVSEDGSMTDVDLGDYISSNILDPLSRVDGVGQTQLFGAEYAMRIWLDPYKLESYKLMPSDVIAAVQEQNAQVSAGQMGAPPANLGAQLTATITAQSRLQTVDQFRQILLKVDADGSQVLLEDVASVELGASTYSSVSAYNKLAAAGMSVSLATGKNALDTAEAVRSKIAELEPFFPPGLQVTYPYDTTPFIEISIEGVVHTLIEAVVLVFLVMLLFLQNLRATFIPTIAVPIVILGTFGVLLSLGYSINTLTMFAMVLAIGLLVDDAIVVVENVERIMEEEHLDARAATIKSMEEITSALIGIGMVLCAVFIPMAFFSGSVGAIYRQFSITIVTAVALSVLVAIILTPTLCIALLSHNEESKNKGFAGWFNRNFHKLTDRYVGMVEFISHRAVRFMLIYAAIIGIVGILFVRLPTGFLPDEDQGSMMAMVQLPSGATQEQTLAVLDKVEDFFLVNEKDNVESVFAVAGFSFAGSGANTGMMFINLKDWDQRQTAESHVKAIIGRAMGSFQQITEAAVFAFAPPAIMELGNATGFNFFLQDRAGLGHEQLMAIQGQLLGTSNQSPLLTAVRPNGLSDTPLYHLEIDQLKARALGVAIGDINATIGTAFGSSYINDFVDRGRIKKVYAQALTPYRMTPEDIMEWKVRNGAGEMVAMRVFTEGEWQYGSPRLERYNGVSAVEIVGEPVAGVSTGDAMAEIERIVSGLPQGVGIEWTGMSYQERVSGGQAPLLYALSILIVFLCLAALYEDWAVPLSVILIIPLGILGAVSATELFGLENDVYFQVGLLTTIGLGSKNAIMIVEFAKSYYEAGEDLMQAALKAARIRLRPILMTSLAFGMGVVPLAISSGAGSGAQNAVGTGVVGGVITATVLGVLFVPLFFVVVERLFTGKSQHNQTSEKVHQEESAS
- a CDS encoding NAD(P)H-binding protein, with the protein product MPPHPYTAIVAGATGLIGDELVKQLLEDSHCKAILVMTRREIPYQDKRLIQCVHPRLEICSQHLPELSQAPIYGFIALGTTIKQAGSKQALADIDFTLVCDVAQQMRELGTERLCVVSSIGASATSMSHYLKCKGLMEEKIAAMSFDNLCIVRPGPLEGLREKTRPSEVITASILKLVKPVMKGKLRNYRLIHGKTVAQAMLAGIKSDKKAQVLFSREMEAIVRRIYM
- a CDS encoding efflux RND transporter periplasmic adaptor subunit, producing MSIKPICKLYLVSSIFMLGCDNQQSSAPSAALPAPSIGYTVVQAQPLELTDNMPGRTLASFKAEVRPQVGGILLSQLFQEGAFIDKGQPLYQIDPDSFQVSLDSAKADLRRAKANLATASNRAKRYERLVQQNAVSRQDYDDAVASLQQAQSDVETAQASIDSAQINLDYTQVTSPISGRIGRSSVTEGALVTANQSEPLAIVQTYDPMFVDLTASSNDLLTFRRALSAGDFSRSEQDTTNIQLTLEDGSDYEYKGTILFSDVNISESTGAFVLRVSFPNPDNILLPGMFVRATLPKGVASDAILVPAKSVSRTPQGTAQVWVIDENGVVDIRTVTADKLINNQWLITEGLNSGEKVVAVGLQFIRPGMSLTNTYDVSDKYQN
- a CDS encoding DUF3179 domain-containing protein; translation: MNLAVNLMLTLLLFVSSTAFAYTPNGFELSNLTISQSEILPGGPGRDGIPAILEPKFVDGTQAHFMQDTDVVLGIEFSGMTKAYPIKILNWHEIVNDEIEGQQFMISYCPLCGSGMGFLAGFGEQKKTFGVSGLLYNSDVLMYDHQTESLWSQIRGSAVSGPLSGQNLIQYPLKLTRWSQWIEDHPNTKVLSTDTGFLRDYSHDPYAGYSDKPHLYFPISETTPMSYSMKETVLGLKGENRAIAFPFKELRLKGESNFKYVFEGVTLTIHWDEENLSAWVTDEQGTLVSSTLLYWFAWHVFHPETEVYRP
- a CDS encoding efflux transporter outer membrane subunit gives rise to the protein MNARFKALTLTMTLAGCTNFIPEYSRPELPVTNDWPVNQQGYEESSVTNWRSFVNNEELKMLIELSLENNKDLKEALLNIVKAEAQLGLQRASRYPSIGLEASSANQRLSENFTGADSSISRTQNLNIGLSSYEIDFWGRVYSLEQQALESYLATIEGRRNTQITLISNVIQAYLTLESDRRLLELAKETLISQQDSLKLTQTSFDNGVASGLDLAQAKSTVATSKVDVARFTSQVNVDINALNILVGTPIPDELLPTSDQGTRFGEVSVGLPSQVLLNRPDVLQAEYLLRAANANIGAARAAYFPTIALTTNGGLLSADLDDLFSGDSRSWIFTPTITLPIFDWGARERNSDIAATDQKIAVNNYERTIQIAFQEVADALSNQATFDDQIQGQQMLVDAYEESFRLSELRFNEGVDDYFSVLDSQRSYYSAQQTLITTELSAQLNTVTLYKVLGAGWNPDDVPVPLTEDMYLGFED